The following are encoded in a window of Allosphingosinicella indica genomic DNA:
- a CDS encoding DedA family protein, whose translation MSFVQTATVLIRDNAQWAPLIVGGLAFGESLAVIGLFIPAIAVMMFVGGLIGTGIVEPIPVIAAAILGSVLGDWVSYWIGRRIGPGIYYRWPLAGHRQLVARARLFFRRFGLVSVFFGRFLGPIRATIPVVAGVMRMDQRRFQTANVASAVVWVPGLFAPGYLTTTALAGLGISEGARWAIIAGVIALACAAGSWIGYRVLKANARRMAERRARAQRA comes from the coding sequence ATGAGCTTCGTCCAAACCGCGACCGTCCTGATCCGCGACAATGCGCAATGGGCGCCGCTGATCGTCGGCGGCCTCGCGTTCGGGGAATCGCTCGCCGTCATCGGGCTGTTCATTCCTGCCATCGCGGTGATGATGTTCGTCGGCGGGCTGATCGGGACGGGGATCGTCGAGCCCATCCCGGTCATCGCCGCGGCCATTCTCGGATCGGTGCTCGGCGACTGGGTATCCTACTGGATCGGACGGAGGATCGGCCCCGGCATCTATTATCGCTGGCCGCTCGCCGGCCACCGCCAGCTCGTCGCCCGCGCGCGGTTGTTCTTTCGGCGGTTCGGTCTCGTGTCGGTTTTCTTCGGCCGCTTTCTCGGCCCGATCCGGGCGACCATACCGGTGGTCGCGGGCGTGATGCGGATGGATCAGCGCCGCTTTCAGACCGCGAACGTCGCATCGGCGGTCGTCTGGGTGCCGGGCCTGTTCGCGCCCGGTTACCTCACCACGACGGCGCTCGCCGGATTAGGTATTTCGGAGGGAGCGCGGTGGGCGATCATCGCCGGCGTGATCGCGCTCGCCTGCGCGGCCGGCAGCTGGATCGGCTATCGTGTGCTGAAAGCCAACGCGCGCCGGATGGCGGAGCGTCGCGCCCGCGCCCAGCGCGCCTGA